A genomic stretch from Ureibacillus composti includes:
- a CDS encoding TRAP transporter substrate-binding protein → MKKLKFAVLGTIMASLLVGCSENSNSSESVATSGESGEIKLKVAHYYAETHPQHIALVEKFEKTVEEKTNGAIDVEIYPSSQLGDEEQYTNGVRNGTIEMSVSGMGMQNAEPKIGAMELPFIFEDFDHARAAFEGDVGTFLGDAFSQFGVETLAVTANGFRVISSNREIKSMDDLKGLRLRLPNMDTYLKFGDAMKVSIQPMGLSEVFTALEQKVIDGQENPYATLKESGFYEVQSHVLESNHMFSPNVYLINQKFIDSLPEDQQTIIRDAAKEAAAYEWDLLTQSVDETKQFLTDHGIEIVVPSDSFKADMVEAVKPIHDNVINNTDWGKEYFELVEKYK, encoded by the coding sequence ATGAAAAAGTTAAAATTCGCTGTACTAGGTACAATTATGGCTTCTTTGCTTGTTGGTTGTTCAGAAAATTCTAACTCATCAGAAAGTGTTGCGACTTCAGGTGAATCGGGTGAAATAAAATTAAAAGTAGCCCATTATTACGCTGAAACACATCCACAACATATTGCTTTAGTTGAGAAGTTCGAAAAAACGGTGGAAGAGAAAACAAATGGAGCCATTGATGTTGAGATTTATCCGTCTTCTCAATTAGGTGATGAAGAGCAATACACAAATGGGGTTCGTAACGGAACCATTGAAATGTCTGTTTCCGGAATGGGAATGCAAAATGCAGAGCCGAAAATTGGGGCAATGGAATTACCATTTATTTTTGAAGATTTCGATCATGCACGAGCTGCCTTTGAAGGAGACGTGGGGACATTCCTTGGAGATGCCTTCTCACAATTTGGAGTTGAAACATTGGCTGTGACTGCAAATGGATTCCGTGTCATTTCATCAAATAGAGAAATTAAATCTATGGATGATTTGAAAGGGTTGCGTTTACGTCTACCTAATATGGACACGTATCTTAAGTTTGGAGATGCGATGAAAGTAAGTATTCAACCAATGGGATTATCTGAGGTATTTACTGCCCTGGAGCAAAAAGTAATTGATGGACAAGAAAATCCATATGCGACTTTAAAAGAATCTGGATTCTATGAAGTTCAATCCCATGTTTTAGAAAGTAACCATATGTTTAGTCCAAATGTTTACCTTATTAATCAAAAGTTTATTGATAGTTTACCAGAAGATCAACAAACCATTATTCGTGATGCTGCTAAAGAAGCCGCTGCTTATGAGTGGGATTTATTGACTCAATCTGTTGATGAAACAAAACAATTCTTAACTGATCATGGAATTGAAATTGTTGTACCATCCGATTCGTTTAAGGCTGATATGGTTGAAGCAGTTAAACCAATTCACGACAATGTCATTAATAATACGGATTGGGGTAAAGAATACTTTGAACTTGTAGAAAAATATAAATGA
- a CDS encoding dihydroxy-acid dehydratase: MFPVITNEVNPYRDQVQGKANEPITVAGLLDQAKQYLGRNGNTITPTWTLHEICLRLEKNAPRIAIIGGSADHPAHILDFLTVSHVALRIWENGGIPFYFSTPVMCDGTAQSNQGMSYSLQSRNAVAQMIVNQLESHSYHAAVVLQGCDKQPLGVVSGLAHLDRLRKERNETPFIASFIPAHVLQGGTIPEDVVNELKVICDEARKQNLSEIAEDIEDAMSYILQCSSNTAFQGVLERAVKANLIDKKQHKSLELRLAASTCDSNGGICAFNGTGNSSRHIVAGLGLIHPSVELLTQPPTQQQVNQVVDAFSIMLNKEEYGVSSLVQQNIKNAIKIHSSSGGSTNLMIHIVSAMIYAGFDFSLFDIEDILNEYPVPDLFNYSLTEDRDIFSLAIQCCSGQSRGMESLFFELLNNNVPMDTNAFTVTGQTWSERLENKTNLSALNVKNNPIILNQPRRPFSGIDVLRGNFFESAIVKISGMPTQQLNTFDNKLSIVLYFDNEDEANQDLLSDHLLSKIERAVPNKSVLLEIIKYNSPEKYNHHLSQLTNHELFEYMISEQILKITVMIGGQGPAAFGMPEMFTPMQHINANRVLKRMCTLISDGRYSGVTYGAAIGHVTPESFNGGGIGYIKTGDILLLQIREKAINLIDVTALTKGNIQLNSSFLNEESRQILFNQRIEKMKVRQKLIAASNRLTYHSDAARGVVPQTILEEANVKFTEYSVIN; encoded by the coding sequence ATGTTTCCTGTTATCACGAATGAGGTAAATCCTTATAGAGATCAAGTTCAAGGGAAAGCCAATGAACCTATTACCGTTGCAGGACTTCTAGACCAAGCAAAACAGTATTTGGGGAGAAACGGGAATACGATAACACCGACTTGGACTCTACATGAAATTTGCCTTAGATTAGAAAAAAATGCACCTCGAATTGCCATCATTGGCGGTTCAGCAGATCATCCTGCACATATTTTAGACTTTCTGACTGTATCTCATGTCGCATTACGCATTTGGGAGAATGGAGGTATCCCTTTCTATTTTTCTACTCCTGTAATGTGTGATGGTACTGCGCAAAGTAATCAAGGGATGAGTTATTCGTTACAAAGTAGAAATGCTGTAGCACAAATGATTGTCAATCAATTAGAATCACACAGTTATCACGCAGCTGTCGTACTGCAAGGGTGTGATAAACAACCATTAGGAGTTGTTAGTGGACTAGCACACTTAGATCGACTTCGAAAAGAACGGAATGAAACACCATTTATTGCTTCATTTATTCCAGCTCATGTGTTACAAGGGGGAACAATCCCAGAAGATGTTGTGAATGAATTAAAGGTCATTTGTGATGAAGCAAGAAAACAAAATCTATCTGAAATCGCAGAAGACATTGAAGATGCAATGAGTTATATTTTACAATGCTCCTCCAACACTGCGTTTCAAGGTGTATTGGAACGAGCCGTTAAAGCAAATCTGATTGATAAAAAACAACATAAATCATTAGAGTTAAGGTTAGCTGCTTCAACATGTGATTCTAATGGGGGGATCTGTGCTTTTAATGGAACAGGTAATAGTTCTCGACACATAGTAGCAGGACTGGGACTGATCCACCCTTCAGTGGAGTTACTCACTCAACCCCCAACTCAGCAACAAGTAAATCAAGTTGTAGATGCTTTTTCCATCATGCTGAACAAAGAAGAATATGGTGTTTCAAGCCTAGTTCAACAAAATATAAAAAATGCAATTAAAATTCATAGTTCTTCAGGCGGGTCAACAAATTTAATGATACATATCGTATCTGCTATGATTTACGCCGGTTTTGATTTTTCTCTCTTCGATATTGAAGATATTTTAAATGAATATCCAGTCCCTGATTTATTCAATTATAGTTTGACAGAAGATCGAGATATTTTCTCGCTGGCTATTCAATGTTGCAGTGGTCAAAGTAGAGGAATGGAATCTTTATTTTTCGAACTATTGAACAACAATGTACCAATGGATACGAATGCATTTACAGTGACTGGCCAAACTTGGTCAGAACGGCTGGAAAATAAAACAAATCTTTCCGCTCTTAACGTTAAAAATAATCCTATTATATTAAATCAGCCTAGAAGACCATTTAGTGGAATTGATGTTTTACGAGGTAACTTTTTTGAAAGTGCCATCGTAAAAATCAGTGGTATGCCTACACAACAATTAAATACATTTGATAACAAACTTTCGATTGTTCTTTATTTTGATAATGAAGATGAAGCAAATCAAGATTTACTAAGCGATCATCTACTTTCGAAAATTGAAAGAGCTGTTCCTAATAAATCGGTACTATTAGAGATAATTAAATATAATTCTCCAGAAAAATATAATCATCATTTAAGCCAGTTAACGAATCATGAGTTGTTTGAATATATGATTTCTGAACAAATTCTTAAAATAACTGTCATGATTGGTGGTCAAGGGCCTGCAGCATTTGGAATGCCAGAAATGTTTACACCAATGCAACATATTAATGCAAATCGTGTTTTAAAACGAATGTGTACATTAATTAGTGATGGGAGATATTCTGGAGTGACTTACGGAGCTGCGATCGGTCACGTAACGCCTGAATCGTTTAATGGTGGAGGGATTGGGTATATAAAAACTGGCGATATATTACTCTTGCAAATTCGGGAAAAAGCAATAAATTTGATTGACGTTACTGCCTTGACGAAAGGGAACATACAATTAAATTCTTCATTTTTAAACGAAGAGTCCCGTCAAATTTTATTTAATCAACGAATTGAAAAAATGAAAGTTAGACAAAAGCTTATTGCGGCAAGTAATAGATTAACTTATCATTCCGATGCTGCAAGAGGAGTTGTTCCTCAAACAATACTAGAAGAAGCAAATGTAAAATTTACAGAGTATTCGGTTATTAACTAG
- a CDS encoding D-glycerate dehydrogenase, whose amino-acid sequence MKKVFLTRKMPEHMVQQLAPYYEMIQWHEVSTPAPSQYIGEVIKDVDAVWCVGGDSFAIDTLSKAKQLKLIANFGVGYNNLDIDSMKKLNILGANTPNVLNDATADLAFTLLLSTARRIPQNMKYIEQNQWTGWEPYQGAGVDLSNKTLGIIGMGKIGQTVAKRSIGFDMNVLYHNRKRNEDAEKKYGATYCDLCTLLIQSDFIIILTPLTNETRNLITLEQLKLMKPSAILINAARGGIVNEDDLYIALKENLIWAAGFDVFEFEPISNTHRLLQLDNFVATPHIGSATIDTRNAMMQLNINSLVALAKNEPIPNLIY is encoded by the coding sequence ATGAAAAAAGTATTTCTTACGCGAAAAATGCCCGAGCATATGGTACAACAATTAGCACCATATTATGAAATGATTCAATGGCATGAAGTTTCAACTCCCGCTCCATCCCAATATATTGGAGAAGTTATAAAAGATGTTGATGCAGTTTGGTGTGTCGGTGGCGATTCTTTCGCTATCGATACACTCTCAAAAGCGAAACAATTAAAACTTATTGCAAATTTTGGTGTAGGATACAACAACTTAGATATTGATTCAATGAAGAAACTCAATATATTAGGAGCTAATACACCTAATGTTTTGAATGATGCCACAGCAGATTTAGCATTTACTTTACTGTTATCAACAGCTCGTCGAATACCTCAAAATATGAAATACATCGAACAAAACCAGTGGACAGGCTGGGAACCCTACCAAGGTGCTGGGGTAGATCTATCGAATAAAACCTTAGGGATTATCGGAATGGGGAAGATCGGTCAGACCGTGGCAAAGCGTTCCATAGGTTTTGATATGAATGTTTTGTATCACAATCGCAAACGTAATGAAGATGCAGAAAAGAAATATGGTGCGACCTACTGTGATCTATGTACACTTTTGATTCAATCCGATTTTATAATCATTTTGACGCCACTTACTAATGAAACGAGAAATCTTATCACTTTAGAACAACTTAAATTAATGAAACCTAGTGCAATTTTAATAAACGCAGCTCGTGGTGGAATTGTAAATGAAGATGATCTTTATATCGCTCTTAAAGAAAATTTAATATGGGCTGCTGGCTTTGATGTATTTGAATTTGAGCCAATCAGTAATACTCACCGACTCCTTCAACTAGATAATTTTGTCGCAACCCCTCATATAGGTAGTGCTACAATTGACACTCGAAATGCAATGATGCAACTAAATATAAATTCATTAGTTGCTTTAGCGAAAAATGAACCAATCCCAAACTTAATTTATTAA
- a CDS encoding TRAP transporter small permease gives MEQISKYINLTLKTIVGVILSFLILLVFGNALLRYLFNSGIVWSEELARYLFVWLVFLGAVLAYRDKEHIIVDVLVLNVPRPLQKILYIISNVIVCISMIMFLYGLTLLIEMNAGILGPATGLPVNLLYFAGMVCAIAVVMITILQTYHFFKGTYTPQWFKKTEVEEDEIS, from the coding sequence ATGGAGCAAATCTCAAAATATATCAATCTAACGCTAAAAACAATTGTTGGAGTGATTTTATCTTTTTTAATCCTCCTTGTATTTGGGAATGCACTACTTCGTTATTTATTTAATTCGGGGATTGTTTGGTCTGAGGAATTGGCTCGTTACCTTTTTGTTTGGCTTGTATTTTTAGGGGCAGTACTAGCATATCGCGATAAAGAACATATTATTGTTGATGTGTTAGTACTGAATGTCCCAAGACCATTACAAAAGATCTTATATATTATTTCTAACGTAATCGTTTGTATTTCCATGATCATGTTCCTCTATGGTCTAACATTGCTAATAGAGATGAATGCTGGAATTTTAGGACCTGCTACAGGTTTACCAGTAAATTTACTTTATTTTGCAGGAATGGTATGTGCGATTGCAGTTGTGATGATCACCATTCTACAAACCTATCATTTTTTCAAAGGAACTTATACTCCTCAATGGTTTAAAAAAACTGAAGTGGAGGAGGATGAGATCTCATGA
- a CDS encoding fumarylacetoacetate hydrolase family protein has protein sequence MKFIRFVNQHQVTQSAIGLALNEMYVVPFENYVDFYYHLKENGTTAENYIKENSLTPISIEEDSLDVPIEADEVWASGVTYLKSKEARNYEATAGKLDATTFYDKVYDAERPEIFLKSTVRRTQGPNKELYIRSDSNWQIPEPELGLVIGKGEEIIGYTLGNDMSCRDIEGENPLYLPQAKVWKKSCSIGPAILLPESIADPYELSISCKISREQEVVFEGNASIKQLKRTLDELVEFLVRDNDILPGTVLLTGTCIVPHNEFTLAVGDVIEISSNRIGTLKNYVGAFQ, from the coding sequence ATGAAATTCATTAGATTTGTCAATCAACATCAAGTTACTCAATCTGCTATTGGGCTCGCGTTAAATGAAATGTATGTAGTTCCTTTCGAAAACTATGTAGATTTTTACTATCATCTAAAAGAAAACGGAACAACTGCAGAAAATTACATTAAGGAAAATAGCCTGACACCAATCTCAATCGAAGAAGATTCTTTGGATGTACCAATAGAAGCAGATGAAGTATGGGCTTCCGGTGTAACTTATCTGAAAAGTAAAGAGGCTCGAAACTATGAAGCTACTGCTGGGAAACTAGATGCAACTACTTTTTACGATAAGGTATATGACGCAGAGAGACCTGAAATTTTCCTGAAATCTACTGTGCGCCGTACACAAGGACCAAATAAAGAGCTTTATATCCGTAGTGATTCAAACTGGCAAATCCCTGAACCAGAACTTGGACTAGTTATTGGAAAAGGGGAAGAAATTATCGGTTACACATTAGGAAATGATATGAGTTGTCGAGATATTGAAGGGGAAAACCCGTTATATTTACCACAGGCTAAGGTTTGGAAAAAATCTTGTTCTATTGGTCCGGCAATTCTTTTGCCAGAATCAATCGCCGATCCATACGAACTTTCTATTAGTTGCAAGATTAGTAGAGAACAAGAAGTAGTATTCGAGGGCAATGCTAGTATTAAGCAATTAAAAAGAACACTAGATGAATTAGTAGAGTTCTTAGTACGTGATAATGATATTTTACCTGGTACTGTCTTGCTGACAGGAACTTGTATTGTTCCTCATAATGAATTCACATTAGCGGTAGGTGATGTGATTGAGATTAGCTCAAATCGTATTGGAACATTGAAAAACTATGTTGGTGCCTTTCAATAA
- a CDS encoding aldehyde dehydrogenase family protein → MVEAIKTVEVFKNYINGEWKDSISGQITKSINPANKNEIVGQVQSSTIEEVDDAIQAATEAKVNWRKLGQYNRGQLLYKVANELEKNLNDIAETLTKEMGKTLPEAIGETQRGIAILRYYAAEGMRKDGDVIPSSDQDALMFTKRTPLGVVGIITPWNFPVAIPIWKIAPALVYGNTVVFKPATESAVTAAKVVQCFEHAGLPKGVLNFITGKGSVVGDALINSTKLNGITFTGSEYTGKLVAKAASANGVKYQLEMGGKNPVIVLNDADPKSAVDGILSGAFKSTGQKCTATSRVIVQEGIYEEIKNLLLEEVGKITVGNGIDAEIWMGPCASENQLNTVLEYIKIGQEEGANLIFGGNRITDNEYANGFYVEPAIFENVTSSMRIAQEEIFGPVIALIKVSSVEEAIDVANDTDFGLSASLYTSNIGSALAFIDDIEAGLVRVNAESAGVELQAPFGGMKSSSTGTREQGEAAKEFYTQTKTVLIKNK, encoded by the coding sequence ATGGTTGAAGCGATAAAAACAGTAGAAGTATTTAAAAACTATATTAATGGTGAATGGAAAGATAGTATAAGCGGGCAGATCACAAAAAGTATTAATCCTGCAAATAAAAACGAAATTGTTGGTCAAGTACAGTCTTCCACAATTGAAGAAGTCGATGATGCGATTCAAGCCGCAACGGAAGCGAAAGTAAACTGGCGTAAATTGGGTCAATATAATCGCGGCCAACTTTTATATAAAGTGGCGAATGAGTTAGAGAAAAACCTTAATGATATTGCAGAAACGTTAACAAAAGAGATGGGTAAAACGTTACCTGAAGCAATTGGAGAAACGCAACGTGGTATAGCAATATTACGCTACTATGCAGCTGAAGGTATGAGAAAAGATGGCGACGTCATTCCATCCTCTGATCAAGATGCCCTAATGTTCACGAAACGCACACCTCTTGGAGTAGTTGGCATCATTACACCTTGGAACTTCCCAGTGGCTATCCCCATTTGGAAAATTGCACCGGCTTTAGTGTACGGGAATACAGTTGTATTTAAGCCGGCAACCGAAAGCGCAGTAACAGCAGCAAAAGTTGTCCAATGTTTTGAACATGCAGGTCTTCCAAAAGGCGTATTGAATTTTATTACTGGTAAAGGTTCAGTTGTTGGAGATGCACTTATTAATAGTACGAAATTAAATGGGATTACATTCACTGGTTCTGAATATACAGGGAAGCTTGTCGCGAAAGCAGCGAGTGCTAATGGGGTAAAATATCAACTCGAAATGGGTGGAAAGAATCCTGTAATTGTTCTGAATGATGCTGATCCGAAGAGTGCTGTTGATGGAATTTTAAGTGGTGCCTTTAAATCAACAGGACAAAAGTGTACCGCAACTAGTCGTGTCATTGTTCAAGAAGGAATATATGAAGAAATTAAAAACTTACTTCTCGAAGAAGTTGGGAAAATTACAGTAGGTAATGGTATTGATGCTGAAATTTGGATGGGTCCATGTGCGAGTGAAAACCAATTAAATACGGTTTTAGAGTATATTAAGATTGGTCAAGAAGAAGGTGCAAACCTTATATTCGGTGGCAACCGTATAACCGACAATGAATATGCAAATGGTTTCTATGTAGAACCGGCAATCTTTGAAAATGTGACTTCTAGTATGCGTATTGCACAAGAAGAAATTTTCGGACCAGTTATTGCTCTTATTAAAGTAAGTAGTGTTGAGGAAGCGATTGATGTAGCAAATGATACGGACTTCGGTTTAAGTGCTTCATTATATACATCAAATATTGGTTCAGCTCTTGCCTTCATTGATGATATAGAAGCCGGATTGGTCCGTGTAAATGCAGAAAGTGCAGGGGTAGAATTACAGGCACCTTTTGGAGGCATGAAATCTTCAAGCACTGGAACACGCGAACAAGGTGAAGCCGCAAAAGAATTTTATACACAAACTAAAACGGTATTAATTAAAAATAAATAA
- a CDS encoding MDR family MFS transporter codes for MSNLYEKRNKIVIPFLISAFIGLFNETALNMAFVEIGKGFGIEPSTVQWLTTGYLLILGIFVPVSSFLMQRFTTRQLFGAALSLSIIGTLIAAFAPSFSVLLIARIFQALGTAIILPLMMTVILMVYPVEKRGAAMGKIGLVIVFAPAIGPTLAGVILETFTWHFIFWVTIPFLLIAIFVGLKFIENVSEVQPTKLDVLSFILSTIGFGGVVYGFSISGELGTFMTTEVYMAVGIGLVALFLFAIRQFKLETPMLNLKVFKYPMYTLGLLIILAVMMTLLSVMVLLPIYLQNALLLAPMMAGLLLLPGGVINALLSVVAGNLFDKYGPKLMVPVGLGLTIISLIFLSMIGTDTSNLTIIIMHILLLIGLSFIMMPAQTNGLNQLPRELYTDGTAIMNTLQQVAGAIGTAIAVTVMSITAKGYENPLTGLVEGVQNSILLGLIISVAAFVLSFFIKRVSTVQGH; via the coding sequence ATGAGTAATTTATATGAAAAAAGAAACAAGATCGTCATTCCTTTTTTAATCTCTGCTTTTATAGGATTGTTTAACGAAACGGCATTAAATATGGCGTTTGTGGAGATTGGAAAAGGATTTGGTATTGAACCTTCGACGGTACAATGGTTAACGACAGGATACTTGTTGATATTAGGAATTTTTGTACCTGTCTCTTCGTTTTTAATGCAACGTTTTACAACTAGACAATTATTTGGTGCTGCATTATCTTTATCGATTATCGGAACGTTAATTGCAGCGTTCGCACCGAGTTTTTCAGTTTTATTAATTGCTCGTATTTTCCAGGCTTTAGGAACGGCTATAATTTTACCGTTAATGATGACCGTTATTTTAATGGTGTATCCCGTTGAAAAACGTGGAGCAGCGATGGGGAAAATTGGGTTGGTTATTGTATTTGCACCAGCGATTGGTCCGACACTAGCTGGGGTGATTTTAGAAACATTTACATGGCATTTTATTTTCTGGGTAACGATTCCATTTTTATTAATTGCCATTTTCGTTGGTCTAAAATTCATTGAAAATGTGAGTGAAGTTCAGCCGACTAAGTTGGATGTGTTATCGTTTATCCTCTCAACAATTGGATTTGGTGGTGTCGTTTACGGCTTCAGTATTTCAGGCGAATTAGGGACATTTATGACAACTGAAGTTTACATGGCAGTTGGAATTGGCTTAGTCGCTTTATTTTTATTTGCGATTCGACAATTCAAGCTCGAAACACCGATGCTGAATTTAAAAGTATTTAAATATCCAATGTATACATTAGGCTTGTTAATTATCTTAGCTGTGATGATGACCTTATTATCGGTGATGGTTCTTTTACCGATTTACTTACAAAATGCATTATTACTAGCGCCGATGATGGCGGGGTTATTGCTGTTACCGGGTGGTGTTATAAATGCCCTATTGTCGGTAGTAGCAGGAAATTTATTCGATAAATATGGACCGAAATTGATGGTACCAGTTGGACTTGGGTTAACGATCATCAGTTTAATTTTCTTAAGCATGATCGGCACAGATACATCAAATTTAACCATTATTATCATGCATATTTTATTACTAATTGGGTTGTCATTTATCATGATGCCGGCTCAAACAAACGGCTTAAATCAGTTACCACGTGAATTGTATACGGATGGCACGGCCATTATGAATACATTACAACAAGTAGCGGGTGCAATTGGTACAGCAATCGCCGTAACAGTCATGTCGATTACAGCAAAAGGATATGAAAACCCGTTAACTGGTTTAGTTGAAGGGGTACAAAATTCAATATTGCTAGGATTAATCATATCAGTAGCTGCTTTCGTACTTTCATTCTTTATTAAGCGAGTTTCGACAGTACAGGGACACTAG
- a CDS encoding dihydrodipicolinate synthase family protein, whose product MLKGIIPPLVTFFDEMGSLDIEKNLKLIDILIEKDVDGLLLLGSSGEFTSMTHQQKKQYVNEVIPYINQRVKCIVNVGSNVVEEAIDLAIEVEKLGADAVLIVNPFYWPLNDTQMVDYYSKIIQSTELDAYLYNVPMLSSQEVPIRVITELLEKHENLKGIKETISDIGRYRKLIEQIRPNYPDFVILTGFDDHFTSSMLIGTNGSINSTAVVFPEISVNLQRALDNQNFEEVKYYQNLICEAMQLYDINNSFFSTFKEAVSYRWFNNEQVYHKEPFNIINPSTNSEVQRIVGKIDEKLKQVLLLGD is encoded by the coding sequence TTGTTAAAAGGAATCATTCCTCCACTGGTCACTTTTTTTGATGAAATGGGTTCTTTAGATATCGAAAAGAATCTCAAATTAATAGATATTCTCATAGAGAAAGATGTAGATGGGTTACTTTTATTAGGAAGTAGCGGTGAGTTTACATCAATGACGCACCAACAAAAGAAACAATATGTAAATGAAGTTATTCCTTATATAAATCAAAGAGTTAAATGTATAGTAAATGTCGGTAGTAATGTCGTTGAAGAGGCAATCGATTTAGCTATAGAGGTTGAGAAATTGGGAGCAGATGCTGTTTTAATTGTTAATCCGTTTTATTGGCCATTAAATGATACTCAAATGGTAGATTACTACAGCAAAATTATTCAGTCTACTGAACTAGATGCTTATCTTTATAATGTCCCTATGCTTTCATCCCAAGAAGTTCCTATAAGGGTAATTACTGAATTACTTGAAAAGCATGAAAACTTAAAAGGGATTAAAGAAACAATAAGCGATATTGGTAGATATAGAAAATTAATTGAACAAATAAGACCTAATTATCCGGACTTTGTTATTTTAACAGGTTTTGATGATCACTTTACTTCAAGTATGCTAATTGGCACAAATGGAAGTATAAATAGTACAGCAGTAGTATTTCCAGAAATCTCTGTAAATCTACAAAGAGCATTAGATAATCAGAACTTTGAAGAAGTGAAATATTATCAAAATTTAATATGTGAAGCAATGCAACTGTACGATATAAATAACTCATTCTTTTCAACTTTTAAAGAAGCTGTTTCATATAGATGGTTTAATAATGAACAAGTCTATCATAAAGAACCATTCAATATAATTAATCCTAGTACGAATTCAGAAGTGCAAAGAATTGTAGGTAAAATTGACGAAAAATTAAAACAGGTCTTACTTTTGGGTGATTGA
- a CDS encoding TRAP transporter large permease, with amino-acid sequence MMALIFLLALFVLLFIGVPIAFAMLVSGIVMMFFMGILDTQIIGEYFIKGANNYALMAIPFFILTGEIMNVGGVSKRIVDFAMAFVGHIKGGLGYVTIIAGLIFAGLSGSAVADTAALGAILIPMMKNNGYDINRGTGLLGATGILGTILPPSIPLILFGVAGGVSISQLFMAGIAPGILIAITLVILWKLLNKESVNQYNKTTMKEKWVAFKRAFLALLLPVLLIIGLRGGVFTPTEAGVFASVYALLISFVYREIKIKDLPEVFLSTAKTTGVVLFLAAAATVTGYAITVAQIPNQLVSLLTGISSDPVILMLLMMVLLLFVGAVMDMTPAVLIFTPVLLPIATSVGIDPVYFGIMMVINLSIGLITPPVGTVLFVGAGIAKISMGQIVKGIWPFLVAEIVILFLMVIFPDIVLVPLNWFR; translated from the coding sequence ATGATGGCTTTAATTTTCTTATTGGCTCTATTCGTTCTACTATTTATCGGTGTTCCGATCGCATTCGCCATGTTAGTTAGTGGAATTGTCATGATGTTCTTTATGGGTATTCTAGATACTCAAATCATTGGAGAATACTTTATCAAAGGAGCAAACAACTATGCGTTAATGGCGATTCCATTCTTCATTCTAACTGGTGAAATTATGAATGTTGGTGGGGTTTCAAAGAGAATTGTAGATTTTGCTATGGCATTTGTAGGTCATATTAAAGGTGGATTAGGTTATGTAACGATCATAGCGGGTTTGATTTTTGCAGGATTATCGGGATCTGCTGTGGCAGATACTGCTGCATTAGGCGCAATTTTAATCCCCATGATGAAAAACAATGGATATGACATTAATCGTGGTACAGGATTATTAGGAGCAACAGGGATTTTAGGAACAATATTACCACCAAGTATTCCATTAATTTTATTTGGAGTAGCCGGTGGAGTGTCGATCTCACAATTATTTATGGCAGGAATAGCACCAGGGATTCTGATTGCTATAACTCTAGTCATATTATGGAAGCTACTAAATAAGGAATCCGTAAATCAATATAATAAAACAACAATGAAGGAAAAATGGGTTGCATTTAAGAGAGCGTTTCTAGCTTTATTGTTACCTGTATTACTAATTATCGGTTTAAGAGGTGGCGTATTTACACCTACAGAAGCAGGGGTTTTTGCCAGTGTTTATGCATTATTAATTAGTTTTGTATATCGTGAAATTAAGATTAAAGATTTACCTGAAGTATTTCTTTCAACGGCAAAAACGACAGGGGTCGTGTTATTTTTAGCTGCTGCTGCTACGGTAACGGGTTATGCCATAACAGTTGCTCAAATTCCAAATCAGTTGGTTAGCTTATTAACGGGGATTTCTTCAGACCCTGTGATTTTAATGCTTCTGATGATGGTGCTATTACTTTTTGTAGGAGCCGTAATGGATATGACTCCTGCAGTATTAATCTTTACACCAGTATTACTTCCGATTGCAACAAGTGTAGGTATTGATCCAGTTTACTTTGGGATCATGATGGTCATAAATTTATCAATTGGTTTAATAACACCACCAGTAGGAACCGTATTGTTCGTCGGAGCCGGTATAGCAAAAATAAGTATGGGACAAATCGTAAAAGGAATTTGGCCATTTTTAGTTGCAGAAATTGTCATTCTATTCTTGATGGTTATTTTCCCAGATATTGTGTTAGTACCTTTAAATTGGTTTAGATAA